In the Elizabethkingia bruuniana genome, ATAAATAAACAGACCGGGAGAATTTCTTTCGGTCTGTTTATTTAGTGTAATCATCTTATTTCTGTTTTTTATATTCTTCATTAAGTTAATTTTATCGAAATTAGATACACGAAAAGACAATATATGAAAACTAGCCGGCCGGAAGAAATAGTTGCCCAATTCAATCAGCTTATTCAAAATAATCTGAATGAATTAATAAGCGGTGTCACTGATGAATATCTGGATATTCATAAAATAGCAGACAAAATACACATCAACGCAACGCATTTAAGTAATACGGTTAAAGAAACTACCGGAAAATCACCTTGTGATATATGCAATGAAAAAACCATAGACCTTATAAAAGAGTTGTTGGCAACAACTGATTTGTCAATTGCTGAAATTGCATTCAAACTTACCTATGAGCCTACAAATTTTACAAAGTATTTTAAAAAACACACCGGAATGCTACCATCGGTATACCGTTCCACGTTTCGACAGGAAAATACTTAAACGTTCACCATATCAAGAAGTAGATACTTCGGTAATTTTGTTTTATTAATTTAAAAAAATAGAAAGATGTCACAGAGTAAAATAGCTTTAATAACAGGCGGAAGCAGAGGCTTAGGGCGCAATGCTGCTATAAAAATTGCACAAAAAGGTATTGATGTAATTATCACTTATATCCATAATGAAGAGAAGGCTAATGAAGTTGTTGAAGAAATACAAAAACTTGGAAGAAAAGCGAAGGCATTAAAAATTGATACAGGAAATACAAAAGAGTTTGGGGCTTTTGTGACGGAACTAAGCACATATCTTCAAAATGAATATGGTCTTGCTAAATTTGATTTCCTGATAAATAATGCCGGAACAGGAGGGCATACTGCATTTGTAGATGCTACAGAAGATGAGTTTGATACAATGGTAAATATTCATTTTAAGGGTGTTTATTTTCTTACACAAAAACTTTTGCCATACCTGAATGATGGAGGAAGTATTATCAATATCTCATCAGGGCTTGCACGTTTCTCTCACCCAAATACATCTATGTATGCAAGCGTGAAAGGTGCTATGGAAGTAGTTACCAGAATTTGGGCTCTGGAACTCGGGCAAAGACAAATAAGAGTGAATATCGTTGCTCCGGGTGCTGTGGGAACAGATTTTAATGGCGGAACTGTTCGCGATAATGAGAAAGTTAATGAGGTTGTTGCAGGACTTACAGCTTTGGGAAGAGCCGGAGTTCCGGATGATATTGGTGGTGTTATAGCATTTTTATGTACAGAAGACGCACGCTGGATCAATGGACAAAGAATCGAAGTCTCAGGAGGAATGCATCTGTAAAAGAATTTGAAAGTAAAAATCTTAGAATAAATAAACAGCTATCATCAATATGATAGCTGTTTATTCTTTTTATATAGATATGAAATTATAACTCTTAAAAAATTATTTATATGTCTTTCATAAATTTAATTAAATTGCATAATAAATTTATTAATATTTAGTGTAAATGTTTGAAAAACTAATTGACAGCTTCGAAAAACTTTGTTTACAGATTATTATTGAAATATTACTGGTTCCGGTAACTATTTTTAAATTGTTTCAGAAGTCTGCCCGATGTTATGATCTTTCAGTGCACGAAATGGAAAAGGAAGAGACAGAACGTTTCAAGGATTACCTGTCTCCGATAAAATTATCGGTTTATACATCTGTTATCGTTTCTATATTGTTAATGGATTATGGTGGCGAACAAAATTTTGTTTCCAGAATTAAAGGAGTAAGTATGGTGGAGAAGGCACTGTTTATTTTTCTGATCAATAATTTTACAGCTGTTCTCTTTAGTGTTGTTCTGCTTTGGTACAAAAGGGAGAAAGTTAATACCACCACATTCCGGACACTTTTATTCTCTTTTATATATACCACTGTTTATACTTCAACGCCAGCCTTTTTATTTACTTTCTCAATGATGTTTCTGGGACAGACCGCAAATGTAGATGAATATATACAACACCTCAATCTAGCCGCTAGCGTAGGAATAAAGGAATGCTTATTTCTTGTTATTTGCTTAGTAACTATAGCGATTGGAGGGCTTGGAGTGATTAAGTTAGTCAGAGCGCTGCATCATATTCTTAAAGAAAACTTCCGGTATCACCCATATATCGTCTGGTTTTTTACTTTATTGTTCTTTGCAATACAAGTATTGTATACGATGGAGTTTGTAGGGTAAACTCTGAAGTATCAGGATCATTATATTTCATTCATACAACACCATAAAAATGCCATAAATAATCAGAAATTGTATTTTTGTAGAGAATATACAAGTACGAAGTGATCTGAAATGATGGAATCTATATGTTTTAGCTGAGAAAATGATAAGGTTGAGTCCTGTTTTTTTTTTACTAAAACATTTTTCTTTTTACACCTACAAAAGATACATAATTGCGGATGAGAAGCTATCTGCTTCAAAGAAGAAGTATACTACAAAAAATAGATCATATAACTTGTATTTCAGAAGATGATTAAAAATAAAATACAAATTAAATGATTGAAAAACTACTTGTGAAATCTGTAATAACTGGTTGTGTATTGTTCTCTGTTCTCTCATGCAGAAGTTCGAGCGATGCAGTAAATACAGGAGAAACCAGTGTCAGAATTAATCTTTTAGGCAGCGGCTTTATCCAGGAAGGAACTTTAGGTCCACAGGCCACAGCGAATAATCTGAAAATAAACAATACAAAAGAGCAACAGCAGGTCTTAGCACTAAATGAGGACTATAAATTGGTTGCTGTTCTGTCTCTGGATAATTCTCAACCCCTCAATAATTCTCAGGCTTCCCTGAAAGCTGCTACACCTCCTTTAAAGGAACCGAATAACCTGGGTTATGGCATTAAGTACAAAGTTGTTGTATACGATGGAAATGGCCTGTATATAACCGAAAAAGATTATGTAAGCGGGGAAGAGCGGAATGCGTCTCCGATTACAGGACTAAATGGAGGCTATACTTATACATTTGTAGTCTATTCAATTGGTTCAAAATCGGTATTACCTTCTGTTACATATCCGGATCAGGCCAATAAAACACTAGCTTCGGCTTCTGTAGAAGAGATACCGGGAAGCAGTGATCTGATGTATTTTTCCAAAACAATGGAGATCACAGGAAACAATACCAATTATCTGGACGTCGTTTTTTCTCATCAATTTAGTCAGATTACCGTTTATCTGGATGCAACACCAACACAATGGTATAATATTACTAATCTTCAAGGAGTCAGCATATCTCCGCATCATAATAAAGCAAAAATGCTAATGAACAACGGTAGTATAGTACCCGAGCAGCAGGCTGCAGATGGAGGAATTGTTAATTTTCCAGTACTTAATTCAAAAAGTGTAAAGGCTGATCCTGTGTATATCAACACTAACAAGGTCACCAACGGTGTTTTTGCAATTCAGACGATTCTTATGACACATCAGAACGATACTCCTGTAAGTCTTCAGAATATTACACTAAACGATCTGAATATAACACCAGGTGTAAGATATAATCTTAAAATTTCTCTACAGCCGAATGATAAATATCTTTCTTACAGGGGATATCAGGCAGTACGTTTAAGCGGAATGATATGGATGCGTCATAATCTTGGTGCCGATCTGATAGCGGATCCGGATGTACCTGCCCAGCAGATAAACGGGGACTATTATCAGTTTGGTAAGAAAACTGCAGTAGCAAATGCGACAACACCTGCGAATTCAATTTCGAAATGGGATATTAGCAGTGCTCCTAATGATGCCTGGAATTCAGGGAGTTTCTTAGTCGCTGTAAAAACAGCTAACGATCCGTGTCCGGACGGATGGCGTTTGCCAACTAACAGAGAAATCAATGCTCTGGATAAGGGTACAAGTAAGTCAACAGCAGGTACGGTTCAGAATTCGGCAACGAATTATTCTGCAGCTAAAGTACTCACCAGTGTTTTTGATCCAAGCATTAAGATGACGGTTCCTTTTAGTGGTTATCGAAGTGCATCAGACGGGACCTTGCTCTCCAGAGGGGAAAGAGGTGGATTCTGGAGTGCTACGCCTAATTTTAGTAATGCTACTCAGGCAGTACAATGGGCACTTTATGATATGCATCCCATTAATAATAATTATCCATGGGCTACAAGATCAGAAGCTGTATCAGTACGTTGTATAGCGACTTTTCCACTGGATAGGTAGAATTGGAGTATTATAAATTTTATCGTCGATTTTACTTACGAGATAATTTTTTTAATGGAGTAATTGAAATTTATATATTTACAGAAAATAATACTATTAAATATATACTTTATACATGAAAAAATATCTTTTACTTATTCCATTTTTGTTAGTGGGCTGCAGTTTTAATAGAACTTATAGAAACAGAGCAGAAGATAAAGAAGAAGCTGAAAAAGTAGTGAGTAAACTTTATTATACACTTCAGAATGGAGATTTACAAAAAGCCTCAAAGTTTTTTAGTGGGAAATTTTTTCAGGTGACTGACAAAAATAAGTTTAACAAATTGTTTAAAAAAATGGATGAATATGGAAAGGTATCAGACTATAATTTATCTAAATGGGAAACTTTGGTTGTAGAAGGAACTAATTCGAAAGCTGAGTATGTTTTGACTTATGATGTGAAAAGAGACAGTACAAAAATGCAGGAGGTTTTTAGTATGGAGAAAGAAAATGATAGTATTAAAATAGTTGGTTACAGAGTCAATTACGACTTTCTTTTAGAGAAATAGATAGGATACTTCTATATTTCTCCTATTGTTATATATCTCATTTACATTATTGTAACTATAAAGGCTTGTTAGGTATTTTATTAATCACGATCCAGAGGCTCGTGCTAGCAGGAAATTTTACTTAAAAGAAATATCGGAGACTCTTATATATTCCAAATAATATAATAAAAAGCCCTATGTATATTCCCCAAAAGGAACGCATGTACATAATAATAAAAAAATTATCTTCAGATTGAGATTTGTTTTTTCTTCTAAATGGTTTGAAAGGCTTGTATCCTTCATTATTAAGGTCTTTATGTATAAATTTTGAAATAATTAAAATAATTACCCCAAATGATATAAGAGTTAATCCTTCCTGAAATTCATTTAAGCCATTTAACCAGTTATCTATATTATTATTCATTTTAAAAATATATTTTAATTTTTAAAAGATTCATCCATTGCTTTATTTGCAGGATATTCTTTGGTATTAGAGTTCTGCCCGTACTTCGTAAATATAGTCTTTTAATAAAAATAAGCTGCCTGAAAAGGCAGCTTGATAAGTATTTTGTTAGTCGCGAGCCTAAGGCTCGCGCTAGCGAGGGATCTTGCTTCTTATCATCAGATGTATCTTGGTTTTCATCACTCAACACTATAAATGTCAGAGTTTATTACAATTTTTGTGATCTCATAATTATTATTGTAATAATATTCTATATTATTGCGAGTATATTCATCCCAATATATGAATGAGGAGATATAAGAGTTATTTGTTTTTTTTATAGTAAAATCACTTCCTTTTCTATTATTTCCTTTTGAAATACGATAATTTCTAATATTAGACATCCATAAGGCACTATCATTATTTATGGAAAATTTAGAATCAGATACATAAAATTCTCCCTGTTTCTTGATAAAATAAAATTCAATATTTCCTGACAAATCCTTAACAGTTATTTTATTGCTGTCTTTTAAAGAGACCCTTAATATATTTTTATTATTCTTTTTGTTAATTAAATCAACACTATAATTCTTTTTGCATGAATATAATGTGAATAAAATTATTAATAATGCTATAATTCTCATTTTTATATTATTGATTATTATTACCATATTGGTGTTCTTCCCGATGTCGCGGATTTGTAATCCGTGCCTTCATTCTATCCCATAAAGATAACTTCAATATCTAATACACTATTTAAATCTGAATAATTTCTGGCTGAACTAAAATAGTAACTTTATGCTTCGTTCGTATCAATGTAAATATACTATATTTAAAAAACAAGCTGCCTGAAAAGGCAGCTTGTTAAGTATATTATTAATCGAAGAGTTAGTTGTGGTTCACACTAATGAGAGGAAATAACTGCATGGTACATCTACTGTATTATTTTACCCTCTTTATCAAAAATAAATGAGTTTATTTTAATCTTTTTGTGCTTTACAAAATCATAGATATAGTATGGACTATTCATTTCAGAGCTACTAAAAGAATCTCGAAGGGATAATAAATGTTCATCTTTTCCCTGTAGGTAATTGTTTAATATATATGAAAATTCTCTAAAGTATTCATTCGAAGAATCTTTTGTAATAAGTATTTCTTTTTCTTTATTTTTTTTATCATTACTCAATAGTTTTATTTTCCCATCTAAAGAAGTATATAATAATGCAGAATAATATAAAGGGGCATCTTTGACTAACATATTTTTTTTCCATCTTATTATTAAAATAGAGGACTTACTTTCTTTGGAAAGAATATCCTTTATAATTTTATGTTGCTCATTGTATAAGTTACTTTTAAGTGCCTCTATATCTATAGTTTGGTACTTTTTGTATAAAGGGTTACAGGATAAATATAATGGTAAAAGTAACACATAAATATATTTTTTATTATTCATAATTCTACCATATATAGTTTTCCTTTCTGTTTCTCACATCAATGTAAATATACTATATTATAATACAAGCTGCCTGAAAAGGCAGCTTATTAGATATTTTATTAGTTGTAAGCTAGAGGCTCGTGCTAACGGGGGAGCTACTAGTTTGGATATATCAAATTTTATAAGATGAATAAAAAGTATTACCTAAAGGTGTAAAGTAAATACATTCTAATTTTTCATGGGAGATTAATATTGGACAATCGTCATATAATTCTAAAAAATTAAAAATATTTTCTAAAAAGACATGATAAAGTGTTGTTATAATAGTATTCTTATTTATACAGAAGAATACTAGCTCCTCTTTTTCCCAATTTAATATCGATTTCAAAAATTTTTGCAAACCTAAAATATTATTAGAGTCATAATAATTCCTCCAGTCTCCTATGTTTTTTGAATTATAAATTATTGGATTATCATCATTTATTTGATAAAAGTTATTTGAACTTTTATCAATTTTATCACTCCATAATTTTGAAGCTTTATCTTCATCTAGTAGATAAATATTTTCGATTTTCTCATCAAAATACTCACTATAAAAAGTTTTCTTAATAATAGTATTACTCATCTTTTAATTTGGTTTGTTATAAAAAATATGGCCTGAAGATTTTCCATCCTTCCATTTTATATGTTGTTTAACCAATGTCGCGGATTTGTAATCCGTGACTTCATTCTATGTTATAAAGATAACTTCAATATCCAATGCACTATCTAAATCTGGATAATTTCTGGCTGAACTAAAATAGTAACTCTAAGCTTCTATTATGATTATCAATATAAATATACTATGTATAATAAAGCAAGCTGCCTGAAAAGGCAGCTTGATAAGTATTTTAGGTTAGTCACGAGCAAAAGATTTGCGCTAGTGGGGAATAAACAAAACGCCAATTGCGATTGTGTGGGCTTTGGTCTATCTTAGAATTAATTATTTTTTGAGCTTTTTTATAAGCCTTTCTCTAAATAATTGTGTTATTAAAAAAGCTATTATAGCAAGTATAAATATATTTCGTTGCCTTTCATATGTAATAGCCCAATATATAAAAGGTGCACTTATTAAAATCCATTCTAATAAAAGTTTTAAGATAAGATTATTTTGATTAGGTAGGATTATAATTAAATCTAAAATAATAAGTACTAATATAAAGGCTATCCAAAACATTATACCGTAAAAACAAATACCTATTAAAGATGCTACCATTGCCTGAAAGACATTTCTCGAAATATTTGAGTCTATTAACCCATATATAGTGGTGTACAAAAATAATACTGTGAAAATACCAACAATATTTATCCAACTCGTTTTTAATATTTTCATTTCTAATTATTTTTATATTTTCATTTCAAAAGTTATAGTTCCTGGCTCGGGAATAGTAATGTCTGCTGGTGCGAGCGTCTCGCTCGTATCAATGTAAATATATTAAAAAACAAAGCTGCCTGAAAAGGCAGCTTGATAAGTATTTTGTTAGTCGCGAGCCTTAGGCTCGCGCTAGCGAGGGATCTTGCTTCTTATCATCAGATGTATCTTGGTTTTCATCACTCAACACTATAAATGTCAGAGTTTATTACAATTTTTGTGATCTCATAATTATTCTTGTAATAATATTCTATATTATTGCGAGTATATTCATCCCAATATATGAACGAGGAGATATAGGAGTTATTTGTTTTTTTTATAGTAAAATCACTTCCTTTTCTATTATTTCCTTTTGAAATATGATAATTTCTAATATTAGACATCCATAAGGCACTATCATTATTTATGGGAAATTTAGAATCAGATACATAAAATTCTCCCTGTTTCTTGATAAAATAAAATTCAATATTTCCTGACAAATCCTTAACAGTTATTTTATCGCTGTCTTTTAAAGAGACCCTTAATATATTTTTATTATTCTTTTTGTTAATTAAATCAACACTATAATTCTTTTTGCATGAATATAGTGTGAATAAAGTTATTAATAATGCTATAATTCTCATTTTTCTTTTAAAATATTATTGATTGTTATCCGATAATGGTGTTTTTCCCGATGTCGCGGATTTGTAATCCGTGCCTTCATTCTATCCCATAAAGATAACTTCAATATCCAATGCACTATCTAAATCTGGATAATTTCTGGCTGAACTAAAATAGTAACTTTATGCTTCGTTCGTATCAATGTAAATATACTATGTTTAATAAAACAAGCTGCCTGAAAAGGCAGCTTGTTTGTGTTAATCACGAGTCAGGACCCATGCTAGAAGGGATATATTATTTTTTATTATTAAAAATAATTTTGCCAAAAAAAGCCAGAAGCAGGAATGGAATCTAAGATAGATTTGCTTTGTGAATTGTTATCAATTTTCTGTTTTAGTTCAGACTCTTTTATATTATTAATAGGAAGGTTAATATATAATCTATTATTATGAATATTATTATTTAAGTATAGCACTAAAAACTGATTATTAATTTTTTTTTGAGCTATATTATAGGGTAAATTTCCTATTCCGCATACAGATTCATATTTTTTACCATTAACATTAAAAGTATATATATAATTATAACCACTACCTTTTCCATATCCTTTAATACTTTCGACTGTTCCAATAGCATATTGCCCTTTTTCCTTATAATTTATTTTATATTCTTGTTTAAATAAATAATCATATGAAAATATGCACGCTAAAAAGATAGCTAACATTATTACTATATATTTTTTTAAAAAATTAATCATCTATTTTGTTTTTCTGATATGGTTCATTTAGATCTCTTATTAATTTTTGCACATAGTATGCATTATAGCAAATATACTCAGGCTGTTTATTAGGTGTTTTAGGTTAATCATGAGCCAGAGGCTCGTGTTATCATTAATTACCAATATAGTTTAAAATCTTTTTTCTTTATAAACCATGATTGTGCAAAATAATCATCTTGATATAGATCATAATGGTTGGTATAAAAAAGATATATAATAGTTCTCTTTTGGACTAAGTTAAGGTCATTGTTTTTAAATATTAAGGAATGAGATTTAGATTTATATGTAAAATTATTCACTAAATAATTAACGCCCTTTTGTCTATAAGATTCTAAAATGATTTTATCCAATTTAATTAATGATTTATTTAAATCTAATTTTTTGAAATAATTAATAGGCATTTCATCTCTTAAATTTAAAAATTTGAATAAAAAATCATTTTTATTAATTTTATTTTTATAAAATTTTTCGAATATTTTATCGAGTTCCTCAATACTTAAATATCCTATAATATTTGCAGTATCAGTTTTTAAAAAAACATATTCTCGAACTTGTATAGTTTGTAATTTTCCATTATTGATATCAATATTTTTTGATAAACTTTTATAATTGTATAATAAATAAGAGTTTTCCTTATTACAGGAAAGAAGATTAAGTATCAATAAAAAAAGGAAGGTTAAATTTTTCATAATCTAAGGATTTATATTATTAGGAGGTTTGTTTAATCTTTTCTCATCAATTTTGCCACCATAATATTTCCTTAAAGGAATTTCGTTGGATTTCCCCCCTCCTCTGGTGCGAGCGTTTCGCTCGTATCAATGTAAATA is a window encoding:
- a CDS encoding helix-turn-helix domain-containing protein; the encoded protein is MKTSRPEEIVAQFNQLIQNNLNELISGVTDEYLDIHKIADKIHINATHLSNTVKETTGKSPCDICNEKTIDLIKELLATTDLSIAEIAFKLTYEPTNFTKYFKKHTGMLPSVYRSTFRQENT
- a CDS encoding SDR family NAD(P)-dependent oxidoreductase, giving the protein MSQSKIALITGGSRGLGRNAAIKIAQKGIDVIITYIHNEEKANEVVEEIQKLGRKAKALKIDTGNTKEFGAFVTELSTYLQNEYGLAKFDFLINNAGTGGHTAFVDATEDEFDTMVNIHFKGVYFLTQKLLPYLNDGGSIINISSGLARFSHPNTSMYASVKGAMEVVTRIWALELGQRQIRVNIVAPGAVGTDFNGGTVRDNEKVNEVVAGLTALGRAGVPDDIGGVIAFLCTEDARWINGQRIEVSGGMHL
- a CDS encoding FISUMP domain-containing protein, with product MIEKLLVKSVITGCVLFSVLSCRSSSDAVNTGETSVRINLLGSGFIQEGTLGPQATANNLKINNTKEQQQVLALNEDYKLVAVLSLDNSQPLNNSQASLKAATPPLKEPNNLGYGIKYKVVVYDGNGLYITEKDYVSGEERNASPITGLNGGYTYTFVVYSIGSKSVLPSVTYPDQANKTLASASVEEIPGSSDLMYFSKTMEITGNNTNYLDVVFSHQFSQITVYLDATPTQWYNITNLQGVSISPHHNKAKMLMNNGSIVPEQQAADGGIVNFPVLNSKSVKADPVYINTNKVTNGVFAIQTILMTHQNDTPVSLQNITLNDLNITPGVRYNLKISLQPNDKYLSYRGYQAVRLSGMIWMRHNLGADLIADPDVPAQQINGDYYQFGKKTAVANATTPANSISKWDISSAPNDAWNSGSFLVAVKTANDPCPDGWRLPTNREINALDKGTSKSTAGTVQNSATNYSAAKVLTSVFDPSIKMTVPFSGYRSASDGTLLSRGERGGFWSATPNFSNATQAVQWALYDMHPINNNYPWATRSEAVSVRCIATFPLDR
- a CDS encoding DUF2947 family protein codes for the protein MSNTIIKKTFYSEYFDEKIENIYLLDEDKASKLWSDKIDKSSNNFYQINDDNPIIYNSKNIGDWRNYYDSNNILGLQKFLKSILNWEKEELVFFCINKNTIITTLYHVFLENIFNFLELYDDCPILISHEKLECIYFTPLGNTFYSSYKI